In the Sarcophilus harrisii chromosome 1, mSarHar1.11, whole genome shotgun sequence genome, one interval contains:
- the LOC100920446 gene encoding zinc finger protein 624 isoform X1, which translates to MGPGSLRPPQEWVTFRDVAVDFTQEEWGLLDPPQKQMYKEVMVENARNLLSLGLPVPRDVISYFEQREVPWMLHPEVLRSCPPEKEIRLEMRKPPTEQSLSMVESLKSRFISDGPANFTWQESCDEPEKIHTGEKSYEDKRIGKVFIESGALTRHLLRIYTGEKPYECNQCGKAFANQGAFTVHQRTHTGEKPYKCNQCGKAFRQNGALTVHQRIHTGEKPYKCNQCGKAFTNQGGFTVHQRIHTGEKPYKCNQCGKAFRQKLCLTVHQRNHTGENPYECNECGKTFKYKSSLPVHQRIHNEEKPYECNECGKAFREKGVLTAHQRIHTGEKPYKCNQCGKSFRQKLYLTVHQRIHTGEKPYECNQCGKAFTQRGALTSHQRIHTGDNPYECNQCGKAFRNRRALTAHQMIHTGEKPYKCNQCGKTFKRKETLSVHQRIHTEEKPYECNQCRKTFRSKGALTIHQRIHTGEKPYKCNQCGKTFRRKETLVVHQRIHTEEKPYECNQCGKAFTRRGALTVHQKTHTGEKPHKCNQCGKAFTKRASLTGHQRIHTGEKPCEYNQCGKSLIFKSDWFCDKM; encoded by the exons GAGTGGGTGACATTCAGGGATGTGGCTGTGGACTTCACCCAGGAGGAGTGGGGCCTCTTGGACCCTCCTCAGAAGCAGATGTACAAGGAGGTCATGGTTGAGAATGCCCGGAACTTGCTCTCCCTAG GGCTTCCAGTTCCCAGAGATGTGATCTCTTATTTTGAGCAAAGGGAAGTACCCTGGATGCTGCACCCAGAAGTACTGAGGAGCTGCCCTCCAG aaaaagaGATCAGACTTGAAATGAGGAAACCTCCTACAGAGCAAAGCCTTTCAATGGTAGAATCTCTCAAGTCAAGATTCATCAGTGATGGTCCTGCTAACTTCACTTGGCAAGAGAGCTGTGATGAACCTGAGAAGATCCACACTGGCGAGAAATCTTATGAAGATAAGCGAATTGGAAAGGTTTTCATAGAAAGTGGAGCTCTTACTAGACATTTACTGAGAATTTATACTGGAGAGAAACcgtatgaatgtaaccagtgtggaaaggcttttgcaAATCAGGGAGCTTTTACTGTACATCAGAGGacccatactggagagaaaccttataaatgtaaccagtgtggaaaggcttttagacaaAACGGAGCTCTCACAGTACATCAGAGGATtcatactggggagaaaccttataaatgtaaccagtgtggaaaggcttttacaaatCAGGGAGGttttactgtacatcagagaatccacactggggagaaaccttataaatgtaaccagtgtggaaaggcttttagacaaAAGTTATgccttactgtacatcagagaaacCACACTGGAGAGAacccttatgaatgtaatgaatgtggaaagactttcaaatataagtCTAGTCTtcctgtacatcagagaatccacaatgaagagaaaccttatgaatgtaatgaatgtggaaaggcttttagagaaaAGGGAGTTCTTactgcacatcagagaatccatactggagagaaaccttataaatgtaatcagtgtggaaagtcTTTTAGACAAAAATTAtatcttactgtacatcagagaatccacactggagagaaaccctatgaatgtaatcagtgtggaaaggcttttacacaaAGGGGAGCTCTTACttcacatcagagaatccacactggagacaatccttatgaatgtaatcaatgtggaaaggcttttagaaatCGGAGAGCTCTTACTGCACATCAGAtgatccacactggagagaaaccttataaatgtaaccagtgtggaaagacttttaagaGAAAGGAAACTCTTAGTGTACACCAAAGAATTCACACtgaagagaaaccttatgaatgtaaccagtgtagAAAGACTTTTAGAAGCAAGGGAGCTCTTActatacatcagagaatccacactggggagaaaccctataaatgtaaccagtgtggaaagacttttaggcGAAAGGAAACTCTtgttgtacatcagagaatccatactgaagagaaaccttatgaatgtaaccagtgtggaaaggcttttacaagaAGGGGagctcttactgtacatcagaagactcacactggagagaaacctcataaatgtaaccagtgtggaaaggcttttacaaaaAGGGCATCTCTTActggacatcagagaatccacactggagagaaaccttgtGAATATAACCAGTGTGGAAAATCTTTAATATTCAAATCTGATTGGTTCTGTGATAAAATGTAA
- the LOC100920446 gene encoding zinc finger protein OZF isoform X2, with amino-acid sequence MKALSLLSQVYYEDPTYLCMKLIKNLINLGMSEKEIRLEMRKPPTEQSLSMVESLKSRFISDGPANFTWQESCDEPEKIHTGEKSYEDKRIGKVFIESGALTRHLLRIYTGEKPYECNQCGKAFANQGAFTVHQRTHTGEKPYKCNQCGKAFRQNGALTVHQRIHTGEKPYKCNQCGKAFTNQGGFTVHQRIHTGEKPYKCNQCGKAFRQKLCLTVHQRNHTGENPYECNECGKTFKYKSSLPVHQRIHNEEKPYECNECGKAFREKGVLTAHQRIHTGEKPYKCNQCGKSFRQKLYLTVHQRIHTGEKPYECNQCGKAFTQRGALTSHQRIHTGDNPYECNQCGKAFRNRRALTAHQMIHTGEKPYKCNQCGKTFKRKETLSVHQRIHTEEKPYECNQCRKTFRSKGALTIHQRIHTGEKPYKCNQCGKTFRRKETLVVHQRIHTEEKPYECNQCGKAFTRRGALTVHQKTHTGEKPHKCNQCGKAFTKRASLTGHQRIHTGEKPCEYNQCGKSLIFKSDWFCDKM; translated from the exons ATGAAGGCTCTTTCTTTGTTGTCACAGGTTTATTATGAGGATCCAACATATTTGTGCATGAAGCTCATTAAAAATTTGATCAACCTTGGGATGTCAG aaaaagaGATCAGACTTGAAATGAGGAAACCTCCTACAGAGCAAAGCCTTTCAATGGTAGAATCTCTCAAGTCAAGATTCATCAGTGATGGTCCTGCTAACTTCACTTGGCAAGAGAGCTGTGATGAACCTGAGAAGATCCACACTGGCGAGAAATCTTATGAAGATAAGCGAATTGGAAAGGTTTTCATAGAAAGTGGAGCTCTTACTAGACATTTACTGAGAATTTATACTGGAGAGAAACcgtatgaatgtaaccagtgtggaaaggcttttgcaAATCAGGGAGCTTTTACTGTACATCAGAGGacccatactggagagaaaccttataaatgtaaccagtgtggaaaggcttttagacaaAACGGAGCTCTCACAGTACATCAGAGGATtcatactggggagaaaccttataaatgtaaccagtgtggaaaggcttttacaaatCAGGGAGGttttactgtacatcagagaatccacactggggagaaaccttataaatgtaaccagtgtggaaaggcttttagacaaAAGTTATgccttactgtacatcagagaaacCACACTGGAGAGAacccttatgaatgtaatgaatgtggaaagactttcaaatataagtCTAGTCTtcctgtacatcagagaatccacaatgaagagaaaccttatgaatgtaatgaatgtggaaaggcttttagagaaaAGGGAGTTCTTactgcacatcagagaatccatactggagagaaaccttataaatgtaatcagtgtggaaagtcTTTTAGACAAAAATTAtatcttactgtacatcagagaatccacactggagagaaaccctatgaatgtaatcagtgtggaaaggcttttacacaaAGGGGAGCTCTTACttcacatcagagaatccacactggagacaatccttatgaatgtaatcaatgtggaaaggcttttagaaatCGGAGAGCTCTTACTGCACATCAGAtgatccacactggagagaaaccttataaatgtaaccagtgtggaaagacttttaagaGAAAGGAAACTCTTAGTGTACACCAAAGAATTCACACtgaagagaaaccttatgaatgtaaccagtgtagAAAGACTTTTAGAAGCAAGGGAGCTCTTActatacatcagagaatccacactggggagaaaccctataaatgtaaccagtgtggaaagacttttaggcGAAAGGAAACTCTtgttgtacatcagagaatccatactgaagagaaaccttatgaatgtaaccagtgtggaaaggcttttacaagaAGGGGagctcttactgtacatcagaagactcacactggagagaaacctcataaatgtaaccagtgtggaaaggcttttacaaaaAGGGCATCTCTTActggacatcagagaatccacactggagagaaaccttgtGAATATAACCAGTGTGGAAAATCTTTAATATTCAAATCTGATTGGTTCTGTGATAAAATGTAA